The proteins below come from a single Drosophila busckii strain San Diego stock center, stock number 13000-0081.31 chromosome X, ASM1175060v1, whole genome shotgun sequence genomic window:
- the LOC108606879 gene encoding trichohyalin — protein sequence MERNPRWLTLSILLLFAQLARLESVYDQSCRPGDSGCPADRGHRMMEDRGAALEEYDEHLVYRQVSEPKDVRRREQIPEDERAVRRVDERRNELSRREEDASRRQVREDRSDSRNVEILRRQEQREMFRQEEREGEQREMSRREELSREDRLEMEAREQRVTSRSQERENRDASLEKRMAAREHRVTLQRQEIEGREDPWENRMEAREQRVTSRRQEREQRVTSRRGENRERHENRMESRREDHKDRVENRRDMSQGEERRQERETRDDQEQRVERRVSREVVRREERDESRNERMREAREENQTRREQHQMRRDERDISRRQFEDNRIEELESRIDMRLNRENMRRSEERDSLRRERAVDERRDNRDSMVRDEISRREAVREVRNIERRQEQDRNEQREELRRMDERVNMRREVQVPREDRAQPEERRSERLNRRAEESRRNEVRRENRREQSDITRRDEREEREERAERLDDRQNMPRREASRRYAERNERENEALERRWSPITMPMKPSTEYGKQGLFLAGQALLLLFLYSKMGNNSKGANICSSIGERIQSFLHPVEC from the exons ATGGAACGGAATCCTCGCTGGCTAACACTTAGCATTCTTTTGCTATTCGCCCAACTGGCTCGCTTGGAATCAGTGTATGACCAGTCCTGCCGTCCAGGGGACTCAGGATGCCCGGCAGACCGGGGGCATCGTATGATGGAAGATCGTGGCGCTGCTTTGGAGGAATACGATGAGCATTTGGTCTATAGACAGGTTAGCGAGCCAAAGGACGTTCGTCGCCGCGAGCAAATTCCGGAGGATGAACGTGCTGTCCGACGAGTAGATGAGCGACGAAATGAGCTGTCTCGACGTGAAGAAGATGCGTCTCGTCGACAAGTTCGAGAAGATCGCAGCGACTCACGAAACGTTGAAATCTTACGACGTCAAGAGCAACGCGAAATGTTCCGTCAAGAAGAACGTGAAGGAGAGCAACGTGAAATGTCCCGCCGAGAAGAGTTGAGTCGTGAAGACCGTTTGGAAATGGAAGCCCGAGAGCAACGAGTTACGTCTCGCAGTCAAGAACGAGAAAATCGGGATGCCTCTTTGGAGAAGCGTATGGCAGCACGAGAGCACCGAGTAACCTTACAAAGGCAAGAAATAGAAGGTCGCGAAGACCCCTGGGAAAACCGCATGGAAGCACGAGAGCAACGAGTTACGTCTCGCaggcaagagcgagagcagcgagTTACATCGCGAAGGGGAGAAAACCGAGAACGTCATGAAAACCGTATGGAAAGCCGCAGAGAAGACCATAAAGACCGTGTGGAAAATAGAAGAGACATGTCGCAAGGTGAGGAGCGCCGGCAGGAACGTGAAACTCGTGACGATCAAGAGCAGCGAGTAGAAAGGCGTGTAAGCCGCGAAGTTGTTCGACGAGAAGAGCGCGATGAGTCACGCAACGAACGGATGCGTGAAGCTCGCGAGGAAAATCAAACACGACGTGAGCAGCATCAGATGAGACGTGACGAGCGTGATATCTCTCGTAGACAATTTGAAGATAATCGTATTGAAGAACTGGAAAGTCGCATTGATATGCGCCTGAATCGTGAGAACATGCGTCGTAGCGAGGAGCGTGATAGTCTCCGACGAGAGCGAGCTGTGGATGAGCGAAGGGATAATCGGGACAGCATGGTACGTGACGAAATTTCTCGCAGGGAAGCAGTACGTGAAGTACGAAATATTGAGCGCAGACAAGAGCAAGATCGCAATGAGCAGCGAGAGGAGCTGCGTCGTATGGATGAGCGAGTAAATATGCGACGAGAGGTGCAAGTTCCTCGTGAAGATCGCGCACAGCCCGAAGAACGTAGATCTGAGCGACTGAACAGGCGAGCCGAAGAGTCCAGGCGGAACGAAGTGCGACGTGAGAATCGCCGAGAGCAGAGCGACATCACACGAAGAGACGAGCGTGAGGAGCGCGAAGAGCGTGCGGAAAGATTGGACGACCGCCAAAACATGCCAAGAAGAGAAGCTTCCAGACGGTATGCAGAGCGTAATGAGAGAGAAAATGAAGCACTCGAACGCCGCTGGTCCCCAATCACCATGCCGATGAAACCAAGCACTGAGTACGGCAAGCAAGGTCTGTTCCTTGCTGGCCAggcactgttgctgctctttctGTACTCCAAGATGGGCAATAACTCAAAGGGAGCAAACATATG cagcagcattggcgAGCGTATTCAGAGCTTCTTGCATCCCGTTGAATGTTAA